AAATGGACACGAATTAACCTGTGACATTCGATAAATGTAGTGCGAACCTTTAGGTTTGCCTTCCGGTTTGCCAGAAGCGAGGCTAAAACCTCGCACTACAAATCTTTTTGTTGTTCAAGGAGATTCGGGTTCATTCTCGTTAGATAGTAAAACATCTAACGGGATTCATTCGTGATTATATATTCCCTCTGTGTTCTCTGTGACTCTGTGGCTATATCCTGAACGGTTACGGGCACAAATGATTTTCACAAAGTCCACAAAGTGAAAAACTATCATTCTTTCTCCCACTATGGGGTGGTATATCGTATTTCTCGCACCGATTACCCCCTGTTCCACTTCATAGGGTTAAATAGTTACCTGATTTAAAAAGTTTTTTAGCAGGTTTAATCCGAGTGTCTGGCTCTTTTCAGGATGAAATTGGGTGCCAAAAACATTCTCTTTACAAACCATCGAGGTAAATTTTATCCCATAATCAGTTGTCGTCGCAATAATTGCTTCATCTTCAGGGTTGACATAATAAGAATGCACAAAATAAAAGTAAGAATTATCTGGAATGCCATCTAATAAAGATACTTTTGCCTCCTGTGCCTTCTGGATAGTATTCCAGCCAATATGTGGGACCTTTAGAGTTTCTGGAAATTTAAGGACATCTCCATAAAGGATATTTAATCCTTCGCACTCGCCATATTCATAACTTTTATTAAATAGCAGTTGCATTCCCAGACAAATACCTAAAAATGGCTTACCTGATTCTATGACCCTATGAATGATAGTATCAAGTTGTAAGTTTTTTAATTGAGTCATTGCATCTTTAAATGCACCTACGCCGGGTAAAATCACGGCTGAGGCAGTAACAATTTTAAGTGGAGAATTGGTAACTATCACCCTGCCACCCATCTTCTCAATCGCCTTTTGCACACTCCGTAAATTACCCATTCCGTAGTCAATGATTGCAATTGGTGTCATTTTTTCACCCCTTTCCAATATTGAGCTCTCTCAACATCTCCAGAGCTCGGATTTGACTGAAGTTTAAAAGCATTTTTGGTGGTGTCTGAAAATAACTCTAATAGTGAAATCTATTCAGATTTGGTGTCCAAAAGGAATTTCCTCCAAAGAGCAAAATGCAAAAAGCAAATATAAAAATTACATATCAAAATGTAAAATTATCTCTTTCCTTTCAGCGTTAAAATACTTGAAGCAAAGATATTACCAAATTCCTCCAACTCTTTGAGAAACCCTGTTACTTCCTCTTTGAAATTTGATTTGTAATTTTGCATTTTGATATTTATATTTGATATTTAATATTTGATATTTAATATTTATTTGTTGTCTCTCCCAAATCCTATTTTGCAGAACCCTATACACTATTTTAACCTTTATGCTAGATTAAGACACCACCAAATTTCCTACAAAAGTGTGGTTACAGAAATAACTCAAATCTTTCTTGAGGAGACAAATCCTTTGAAATCTCATTCCAGAGCCTGCTTAGATTAT
Above is a window of bacterium DNA encoding:
- the hisH gene encoding imidazole glycerol phosphate synthase subunit HisH, which gives rise to MTPIAIIDYGMGNLRSVQKAIEKMGGRVIVTNSPLKIVTASAVILPGVGAFKDAMTQLKNLQLDTIIHRVIESGKPFLGICLGMQLLFNKSYEYGECEGLNILYGDVLKFPETLKVPHIGWNTIQKAQEAKVSLLDGIPDNSYFYFVHSYYVNPEDEAIIATTTDYGIKFTSMVCKENVFGTQFHPEKSQTLGLNLLKNFLNQVTI